One region of Colius striatus isolate bColStr4 chromosome 4, bColStr4.1.hap1, whole genome shotgun sequence genomic DNA includes:
- the FH gene encoding fumarate hydratase, mitochondrial isoform X1 produces MHRSLRACRRLGCSAGLFSRQPPPASAAAAYRGPPPRAAMSSQEAFRIEYDTFGELKVPSDKYYGAQTVRSTMNFKIGGVSERMPFQVIRAFGILKRAAAEVNQNYGLDPKIADAIVKAANEVAEGKLNDHFPLVVWQTGSGTQTNMNVNEVISNRAIEIMGGKLGSKNPVHPNDHVNKSQSSNDTFPTAMHIAAAQEVNEVLLPGLKKLQSALEGKSREFSDIIKIGRTHTQDAVPLTLGQEFSGYVQQIKYGVARIESTMPRVYQLAAGGTAVGTGLNTRIGFAEKVAAKVAELTGLPFVTAPNKFEALAAHDALVELSGAMNTVACSLMKIANDIRFLGSGPRSGLGELILPENEPGSSIMPGKVNPTQCEAVTMVAAQVMGNHVAVTVGGSNGHFELNVFKPMMIKNVLNSARLLGDVCVSFTDNCVVGIQANTDRINKLMSESLMLVTALNPHIGYDKAAKIAKTAHKEGTTLKEAAIKLGFLTSDQFDQWVKPKDMLGPQ; encoded by the exons TCCTCTCAAGAGGCTTTTAGGATAGAATATGATACCTTTGGTGAACTGAAGGTGCCAAGTGACAAATACTATGGTGCCCAGACTGTAAGATCTACGATGAACTTCAAGATTGGAGGTGTTTCAGAAAGAATGCCA TTTCAAGTTATAAGGGCTTTTGGCATCTTGAagagagcagctgctgaagtgAATCAAAATTATGGTCTCGACCCAAAGATTGCTGATGCTATCGTAAAGGCAGCAAATGAG GTAGctgaaggaaaattaaatgATCATTTTCCATTGGTGGTGTGGCAGACTGGGTCTGGAACTCAAACCAATATGAATGTCAATGAAGTCATCAGCAACAGAGCCATTGAGATAATGGGAGGCAAACTGGGGAGCAAAAACCCAGTACATCCGAATGATCATGTTAACAAAAGCCAG AGTTCAAATGACACTTTCCCAACGGCAATGCATAttgctgctgcccaggaggtTAATGAGGTGTTGTTACCTGGACTAAAGAAACTACAAAGCGCCCTTGAAGGGAAATCCAGAGAGTTTTCTGACATCATTAAAATAGGGCGCACTCATACACAAGATGCGGTTCCACTTACTCTGGGACAG GAATTTAGTGGTTATGTGCAACAAATTAAATACGGTGTAGCCAGGATTGAGTCAACCATGCCAAGAGTGTATCAGCTGGCAGCTGGTGGTACTGCAGTTGGGACAGGACTAAACACAAGAATTGGCTTTGCTGAGAAAGTTGCTGCTAAAGTGGCTGAACTGACAG GTTTGCCTTTTGTCACTGCTCCAAATAAGTTTGAAGCTCTTGCGGCTCATGATGCTCTAGTTGAGCTCAGTGGAGCTATGAACACGGTGGCATGTAGTCTGATGAAAATAGCTAATGATATTCGTTTCCTGGGTTCTGGACCACGCTCTGGCCTGGGAGAACTCATCCTGCCTGAAAATGAACCAGGAAGCAGCATCATGCCAG GAAAAGTGAACCCTACTCAGTGTGAAGCTGTAACCATGGTGGCAGCCCAAGTTATGGGAAACCATGTTGCTGTTACTGTAGGAGGTAGCAATGGACACTTTGAACTGAATGTTTTTAAGCCCATGATG attaaaaatgttttaaactcTGCAAGACTTCTTGGAgatgtttgtgtttctttcacGGATAACTGTGTAGTTGGGATCCAAGCCAATACAGACAGGATTAACAAACTAATGAGTGAATCCCTGATGTTGGTAACAGCACTTAACCCACATATAG GTTACGATAAAGCAGCCAAGATAGCCAAAACAGCACACAAAGAGGGGACAACGCTGAAGGAAGCTGCAATAAAGCTGGGATTCCTCACATCGGACCAGTTCGATCAGTGGGTGAAGCCCAAGGATATGTTGGGGCCTCAGTGA
- the FH gene encoding fumarate hydratase, mitochondrial isoform X2 — MNFKIGGVSERMPFQVIRAFGILKRAAAEVNQNYGLDPKIADAIVKAANEVAEGKLNDHFPLVVWQTGSGTQTNMNVNEVISNRAIEIMGGKLGSKNPVHPNDHVNKSQSSNDTFPTAMHIAAAQEVNEVLLPGLKKLQSALEGKSREFSDIIKIGRTHTQDAVPLTLGQEFSGYVQQIKYGVARIESTMPRVYQLAAGGTAVGTGLNTRIGFAEKVAAKVAELTGLPFVTAPNKFEALAAHDALVELSGAMNTVACSLMKIANDIRFLGSGPRSGLGELILPENEPGSSIMPGKVNPTQCEAVTMVAAQVMGNHVAVTVGGSNGHFELNVFKPMMIKNVLNSARLLGDVCVSFTDNCVVGIQANTDRINKLMSESLMLVTALNPHIGYDKAAKIAKTAHKEGTTLKEAAIKLGFLTSDQFDQWVKPKDMLGPQ; from the exons ATGAACTTCAAGATTGGAGGTGTTTCAGAAAGAATGCCA TTTCAAGTTATAAGGGCTTTTGGCATCTTGAagagagcagctgctgaagtgAATCAAAATTATGGTCTCGACCCAAAGATTGCTGATGCTATCGTAAAGGCAGCAAATGAG GTAGctgaaggaaaattaaatgATCATTTTCCATTGGTGGTGTGGCAGACTGGGTCTGGAACTCAAACCAATATGAATGTCAATGAAGTCATCAGCAACAGAGCCATTGAGATAATGGGAGGCAAACTGGGGAGCAAAAACCCAGTACATCCGAATGATCATGTTAACAAAAGCCAG AGTTCAAATGACACTTTCCCAACGGCAATGCATAttgctgctgcccaggaggtTAATGAGGTGTTGTTACCTGGACTAAAGAAACTACAAAGCGCCCTTGAAGGGAAATCCAGAGAGTTTTCTGACATCATTAAAATAGGGCGCACTCATACACAAGATGCGGTTCCACTTACTCTGGGACAG GAATTTAGTGGTTATGTGCAACAAATTAAATACGGTGTAGCCAGGATTGAGTCAACCATGCCAAGAGTGTATCAGCTGGCAGCTGGTGGTACTGCAGTTGGGACAGGACTAAACACAAGAATTGGCTTTGCTGAGAAAGTTGCTGCTAAAGTGGCTGAACTGACAG GTTTGCCTTTTGTCACTGCTCCAAATAAGTTTGAAGCTCTTGCGGCTCATGATGCTCTAGTTGAGCTCAGTGGAGCTATGAACACGGTGGCATGTAGTCTGATGAAAATAGCTAATGATATTCGTTTCCTGGGTTCTGGACCACGCTCTGGCCTGGGAGAACTCATCCTGCCTGAAAATGAACCAGGAAGCAGCATCATGCCAG GAAAAGTGAACCCTACTCAGTGTGAAGCTGTAACCATGGTGGCAGCCCAAGTTATGGGAAACCATGTTGCTGTTACTGTAGGAGGTAGCAATGGACACTTTGAACTGAATGTTTTTAAGCCCATGATG attaaaaatgttttaaactcTGCAAGACTTCTTGGAgatgtttgtgtttctttcacGGATAACTGTGTAGTTGGGATCCAAGCCAATACAGACAGGATTAACAAACTAATGAGTGAATCCCTGATGTTGGTAACAGCACTTAACCCACATATAG GTTACGATAAAGCAGCCAAGATAGCCAAAACAGCACACAAAGAGGGGACAACGCTGAAGGAAGCTGCAATAAAGCTGGGATTCCTCACATCGGACCAGTTCGATCAGTGGGTGAAGCCCAAGGATATGTTGGGGCCTCAGTGA